A DNA window from Amycolatopsis sp. DSM 110486 contains the following coding sequences:
- a CDS encoding aminotransferase class V-fold PLP-dependent enzyme, whose translation MTRISPRYLLQFDEPAGYLDFARFGPPSHAVLDTTASLLEAATKAGPSTVDELMRQETRAKAAAARLCGSDTDHTVLLPHTSLGLFQAAFNSHGEVLVSTGEFPANTYPWARASQAGRVRVRRLPAGFVTPSRVAEALTPETTVVSVSAVDFRTGYRADLAALREVVGDRLLVVDGIQGFGVIEAPWEVADVLVVGGQKWLRAGWGTGFAVLSDRALERMDPILSGWTGARDPGLFDDEIHPADTTAAGWSISNLSPITSGAFAAALELVEEAGVGAIAGRIGERVDALEEVLLSLGASVVSAVDRRAGILAFELPGHPAEQVGAALSAAGIAATVRPEHVRLSPHASTPVSAAEAVRSALDSLLRPRTSVTFPSVVSGGATPALLTALIPAVDGLAAMLGPGNEVLLHDLSRLPDSIVAIAGDVTGRTAGGPMTDLLLGLVRRGTTQDLTNYRTHGPDGRAIRSSTLFLRDADGVAVGCLCVNSETSPSSDAAASRPETFPPDVDSLQRFLVDRAIGKAGIPVDLMKKRHKAAVVRELDEAGFFLIKDAVDHLATHLDVTRYTIYNYLNEIRA comes from the coding sequence GTGACGCGGATCTCGCCCCGGTACCTGCTGCAGTTCGACGAGCCCGCCGGCTACCTCGACTTCGCGCGGTTCGGGCCGCCGTCGCACGCGGTGCTCGACACCACGGCGAGCCTGCTCGAAGCGGCGACGAAGGCCGGGCCGTCCACTGTGGACGAGCTGATGCGCCAGGAGACGCGCGCGAAGGCGGCCGCGGCGCGGCTGTGCGGGAGCGACACCGACCACACCGTGCTGCTGCCGCACACGAGCCTGGGGTTGTTCCAGGCGGCGTTCAACTCCCACGGCGAGGTGCTGGTCTCGACGGGGGAGTTCCCGGCGAACACGTATCCGTGGGCGCGCGCGTCCCAGGCCGGGCGGGTGCGGGTTCGCCGCTTGCCCGCCGGGTTTGTCACGCCTTCCCGGGTTGCCGAAGCGCTGACGCCCGAGACGACGGTGGTGTCGGTGAGCGCCGTCGACTTCCGCACCGGCTACCGCGCCGACCTCGCCGCGTTGCGCGAGGTGGTGGGCGATCGGCTGCTGGTCGTCGACGGGATCCAGGGCTTCGGCGTGATCGAGGCGCCGTGGGAGGTCGCGGACGTGCTCGTGGTCGGCGGCCAGAAGTGGCTGCGCGCCGGCTGGGGCACGGGCTTCGCGGTGCTGTCCGACCGTGCGCTGGAGCGCATGGACCCGATCCTGTCCGGCTGGACGGGCGCGCGCGACCCCGGCCTGTTCGACGACGAGATCCACCCCGCCGACACGACCGCCGCGGGCTGGTCGATCTCGAACCTGAGCCCCATCACGTCCGGTGCCTTCGCGGCGGCTCTGGAGCTGGTGGAGGAGGCGGGCGTCGGGGCGATCGCCGGTCGGATCGGCGAACGCGTGGACGCCTTGGAGGAAGTGCTGCTGTCGCTGGGCGCTTCGGTCGTGTCCGCGGTGGACCGCCGGGCGGGGATCCTGGCGTTCGAGCTGCCCGGCCACCCGGCGGAACAGGTGGGTGCGGCATTGTCGGCGGCCGGCATCGCGGCAACGGTCCGGCCGGAACACGTCCGCCTCTCGCCGCACGCGTCAACGCCGGTTTCCGCCGCCGAGGCCGTCCGGTCCGCTTTGGACAGTCTCCTGCGCCCGCGTACCTCGGTAACTTTCCCGTCGGTGGTTTCGGGTGGTGCGACGCCCGCGTTGCTCACCGCCCTGATCCCCGCCGTCGACGGCCTGGCCGCCATGCTGGGCCCCGGCAACGAGGTCCTGCTCCACGACCTGTCCCGCCTGCCCGACTCCATCGTCGCCATCGCGGGCGACGTCACCGGCCGCACCGCCGGCGGGCCCATGACGGACCTCCTGCTCGGCCTCGTCCGCCGCGGCACCACGCAGGACCTGACCAACTACCGCACTCACGGCCCGGACGGCCGCGCGATCCGCTCGTCCACCCTCTTCCTCCGCGACGCCGACGGCGTGGCAGTCGGCTGCCTGTGCGTGAACAGCGAAACGTCACCGTCCTCGGACGCGGCTGCCTCGCGGCCCGAGACCTTCCCGCCCGACGTCGACAGCCTGCAACGCTTCCTGGTCGACCGCGCCATCGGCAAGGCGGGCATCCCCGTGGACCTCATGAAGAAGCGCCACAAGGCCGCCGTCGTGCGCGAACTCGACGAGGCGGGGTTCTTCCTCATCAAGGACGCGGTGGACCACCTGGCCACCCACCTGGACGTGACCCGGTACACGATCTACAACTACTTGAATGAGATCAGAGCCTGA
- a CDS encoding amino acid ABC transporter ATP-binding protein — translation MSEPLLRAVGVRKSYGNTEVLKGIDLEVRRGQVVCLLGPSGAGKSTFLRCLNHLETIDAGQVWVDGEPIGFRLRGGKLYELREKDVARQRRDIGMVFQRFNLFGHRTALQNVIEGPVRVLGMNPSRAREEALELLDRVGLAHRADAYPAQLSGGQQQRVAIARSLAMKPKLMLFDEPTSALDPELVGEVLAVMGTLAREGMTMVVVTHEMAFAAEAADEVVFLADGAVVETGPPETVLKNPAHERTRQFLARVLS, via the coding sequence GTGTCTGAGCCATTGCTGCGTGCTGTGGGGGTGCGCAAGAGCTACGGGAACACCGAGGTACTCAAGGGCATCGACCTCGAAGTGCGCCGGGGGCAGGTGGTGTGCTTGCTCGGACCGTCGGGGGCGGGCAAGAGCACGTTCCTGCGCTGCCTCAACCACCTGGAGACGATCGACGCCGGGCAGGTCTGGGTCGACGGCGAGCCGATCGGCTTCCGGCTGCGCGGCGGGAAGCTGTATGAACTGCGCGAAAAGGACGTCGCGCGACAACGGCGGGACATCGGCATGGTGTTCCAGCGGTTCAACCTGTTCGGGCACCGGACGGCGCTGCAGAACGTGATCGAGGGACCGGTGCGGGTGCTCGGGATGAACCCGTCACGGGCCCGCGAGGAGGCGTTGGAGCTGCTGGACCGCGTGGGGCTCGCTCATCGCGCGGACGCGTACCCGGCGCAGCTTTCCGGTGGGCAGCAGCAGCGTGTTGCGATCGCGCGGTCGCTGGCGATGAAGCCGAAGCTGATGTTGTTCGACGAGCCGACGTCGGCGCTCGACCCGGAGCTGGTAGGGGAGGTGCTGGCGGTGATGGGTACGTTGGCGCGGGAGGGGATGACGATGGTGGTCGTGACGCACGAAATGGCCTTCGCCGCGGAGGCGGCGGACGAGGTGGTGTTCCTCGCCGACGGCGCGGTGGTCGAGACGGGCCCGCCCGAGACCGTGCTGAAGAACCCGGCGCACGAGCGCACCCGCCAGTTCCTCGCGCGGGTCCTCTCGTGA